AGAAAGATGACACTTCATCTCTTTATctacttatttattatttgaatgtgttattacTCTTAATGTTGAAAGCGCTTTCTTGATGGGATTGAACTGATAGAGGTGATCTTTGGAACATAAGACTTCCAACTGCCCTTGAAATACCCCGGTGAATTACATTTAATGCAAacctagaaataaaatatataaatatataatctcaAACTCGCCACCATGTTCAAAATTGATCAGACCAGCAAATGTTTCAAAGTCTTTACAGACAGAAACGATCGTGGGGCACATTTACAGCAACTACATTCAATGTATTTGAATAAAGTACTTTAAGCCAGTGCTTGTCTGTTCTAACTGGAACGTGGTGGTGAgtttgcccatatatattatatgcaccTTTGCACGGTGACTTTATGGCTACATCCTCCCTCTGGATTGAATATCCACAAATACTGAAgagtctttgtttttatttatattttttgtattccTATATATTTGTGAACTTGTTTAGTCCTTAAATCTGACATGTGATTTCGTTTTATTTAACATGAAGAGCCTATAACCACAGTTAAATGGAACAAGATGGATTCATTTAGCATGTTGACATTTCTATGTTTAGCGGGTATAGAACTTGAGGGTAACTGAAATAAAatgtcagttttttgtttttttgtttgttttattcccAACAGATCTAGACAACCTGCGGTCTTCTTCAGAATGACTTCTCCTCTGTGTATAGCAGTGAAGCCAGTAATGACACATTGCTACGTCCTGTACAAAACCAGGCCCCGGAAATCCGTATGGTCACATATGTTTCTATGCTCTTCTAGATGCCAGCGCCAAGCCCCCCCTAGCTTCTAATACACTGCTTAGATGTCTAAAGAGAACAGGCAGGAACATGTTGTCTTGTTCACCAATTCATCCATATTAACCCGCATGGTGTGGGCCCCTCCTAGAACTTCCAATCCTTGTTGCATTGCATCGTCTTACAAACCAGACAGCGGCTGGATAAAAATGTCTGCAGAGTGGTTGACTGACTGGACCTGTTTGCTGAAAGGACTTCGTGACCTGATTGCTGGCTGCATCCAAGCTGTGCGTGACTGCAATACCCTTGCACTAACCTCCGTTATCTGTCTCCTGTTGTTGTTTGCATGGTATTGTTATAGAGTTGGTAAGGATCAACCCCGTTCTCCCTTTGCCACTGTAAATTTACTCATCCAGAGTTCAGATGCCAAAGGCTTGCAGAATGGGTTTGCTTACTGCCACTCACGTGAGTGTATACGCTGTACCCATAACGATGTACTGAACCAAAAACTCTATCATAATCTGCAGGAATATGCAAAAAGGTACTCCTGGTCTGGCATGGGCAGAATTCACAAAGGCATACGGGAACAAGGTCGTTATTTAAATGACAGGCCATCAATCCAAAAGCCAGAGGTTTTCTTTCTTCCTGACTTACCCACAATGCCATATTTTACACGGGATGCTCAAAAGCATGACGTGGAACTGCTAGAACAGAACTTTGCCACCATTCTTAGTGAATTTGAAGTCCTCTACAAAGCTTTTTCAAATTGCAACTTGCCCCAAGGGTGGAAAGTAAACAGTACTCCAACTGGGGAGTGGTTCACATTTTATTTGGTCAACCAAGGTGTGTGCATTCCTGCCAATTGCAAGAAATGCCCACGGACGTATCGTTTGCTTGGAAGCCTCCGTACCTTCATTGGCAACAATGTCTTTGGGAATGCTTGCGTATCCGTGCTTACACCTGGAACAGTCATCACAGAGCACTATGGGCCCACCAACATCAGGATAAGATGCCATCTGGGTATGTATCTTctaaaaatatcaatatatttaagtgtatattgtatgtattgtttacgttattattactattaggaCCATAAAGTATAATGTCTGCCTTGTTACTAATCCTGAATCTATGCTCTCCAACCAGGGGTAAATTTCTGATATTTAAGGAACTTGGTCACTTCCTAAATAATTATCTACAAAACCTGACCTTGGATTGTCTTTAGGTATTATGCAAACTGGATATTACTGACCATGAGAATCACTAGTCTTAACGCATGTAGGCATTATTTTCTAGCAAAGAACTTCTAGATTGCCTAATGTTAGGGAAACTGCATAAAATTAGaattaattaatttcatttaGAAACAACTATATGTTGACGGGATCTATAGGGAGTACTGAGGTATGCTTACACTAGCAGTGAAGGCAGAAGTGTGAGTGGAGTAGTTTATGCAATTTGGAGCATGAATACAATTTAGTAGCAGTGAGGTGGTGGTAGTTTCAAGAGAAACAACATTCTAGTTGTAGTAGGGAAACATGCAAGACAATGAGACTAGTAAGGAAAAGGTTACtatatcaataataaaaaaaaa
The Mixophyes fleayi isolate aMixFle1 chromosome 1, aMixFle1.hap1, whole genome shotgun sequence DNA segment above includes these coding regions:
- the ASPHD2 gene encoding aspartate beta-hydroxylase domain-containing protein 2 isoform X2 yields the protein MSKENRQEHVVLFTNSSILTRMVWAPPRTSNPCCIASSYKPDSGWIKMSAEWLTDWTCLLKGLRDLIAGCIQAEYAKRYSWSGMGRIHKGIREQGRYLNDRPSIQKPEVFFLPDLPTMPYFTRDAQKHDVELLEQNFATILSEFEVLYKAFSNCNLPQGWKVNSTPTGEWFTFYLVNQGVCIPANCKKCPRTYRLLGSLRTFIGNNVFGNACVSVLTPGTVITEHYGPTNIRIRCHLGLRIPANCELVVGGEPQCWAEGHCLLFDDSFLHTAFHEGSAEEGPRVIFMVDLWHPNVAAAERQALDSIFAPGR
- the ASPHD2 gene encoding aspartate beta-hydroxylase domain-containing protein 2 isoform X1: MSKENRQEHVVLFTNSSILTRMVWAPPRTSNPCCIASSYKPDSGWIKMSAEWLTDWTCLLKGLRDLIAGCIQAVRDCNTLALTSVICLLLLFAWYCYRVGKDQPRSPFATVNLLIQSSDAKGLQNGFAYCHSRECIRCTHNDVLNQKLYHNLQEYAKRYSWSGMGRIHKGIREQGRYLNDRPSIQKPEVFFLPDLPTMPYFTRDAQKHDVELLEQNFATILSEFEVLYKAFSNCNLPQGWKVNSTPTGEWFTFYLVNQGVCIPANCKKCPRTYRLLGSLRTFIGNNVFGNACVSVLTPGTVITEHYGPTNIRIRCHLGLRIPANCELVVGGEPQCWAEGHCLLFDDSFLHTAFHEGSAEEGPRVIFMVDLWHPNVAAAERQALDSIFAPGR